GATTGATCATTTTTCCGAATTGCAGGCCTGGCTCAGCCGGGCCCGATAAGTCTTTGCTGGGGTTAATGGCATGAGTGACGAATGGAAGGCGCCCGAAAAGGCTGAAAGCGGCGATGACAAAAGCTGGAAGCTATTGGAGAAGACCCTGCTGGCCAGTGTCCAGGAGCAGCGCCGTGCGCGGCGTTGGGGGATTTTCTTCAAACTGCTGACCTTTGTGTGGCTGATCGCAATGCTGGCGCTGTTCAGTCCGCTGATGGACATGGAAAAGAACGCAACTCGCGGTGCCAGTTATACCGCGCTGATCGAGGTGCGCGGGGTGATCGCCGACAAGGAGTCCGCCAGCGCCGACAATATCGTTAGCAGCCTGCGGACTGCGTTTGAAGATCCCAAGGTCAAAGGCGTGATCCTGCGTATCAACAGTCCGGGCGGTAGCCCGGTGCAGTCGGGATATGTGTATGACGAGATTCGCCGTCTACGCGGCTTGCACCCGGATACCAAGCTTTATGCGGTGATTTCCGATCTTGGTGCCTCCGGAGCTTATTACATTGCCAGCGCGGCTGATCAGATCTATGCCGACAAGGCCAGCCTGGTGGGCTCCATTGGCGTGACGGCCGCCGGTTACGGGTTTGTCGGCACCATGGAGAAGCTCGGCGTAGAGCGCCGCACCTACACTTCGGGCGAGCATAAATCCTTCCTTGATCCGTTCCAGCCGCAAAAGGCTGATGAAACCGAGTTTTGGCAGGGCGTGCTCGACACCACGCATCGTCAGTTCATCGCCAGCGTGAAACAGGGGCGTGGCGATCGCCTGAAGGACAAGGAACATCCGGAGCTGTTCTCCGGGTTGGTGTGGTCGGGCGAGCAGGCGTTGCCGCTAGGCTTGATCGACGGCCTGGGCAGTGCCAGTTCGGTTGCGCGGGATGTGGTTGGCGAGAAAGAGCTGGTGGATTTCACCGTGCAGGAATCGCCGTTTGATCGGTTCTCCAAGAAGCTGGGCGCCAGCGTGGCGGAGAAGTTGGCGCTGTATATGGGCTTCCAAGGCCCGAGCCTGCGCTAAGATTCTGAGCCTGGTGTAGATTCAAATGTGGGAGCGGGCTTGCTCGCGAAGGCGGAGTGTCAGTCATCGATATGCCGACTGATTCACCGCATTCGCGAGCAAGCCCGCTCCCACATTGGTTTTGTGCAGGGTTCAAGGGATTTGCACGCCTTCACTCAGCAACATGTCTACCAGGCGAATCAGCGGCAAACCTACAAGGCTCGTCGCATCCGGCCCCTCCGTGTTCTGGAACAAGCTCACACCCAATCCTTCTGCCTTGAAGCTGCCCGCGCAGTCATAGGGTTGCTCAATCTTCAGATAGCGTTCGATCCGCTCCACATCCAGCTCACGCATGTGTACGGTAAACGGCACGCAATCGACCTGGCAGTGGCCGGTCTCGGTGTTCAGTAATGCCAGCCCAGTCAGGAAGCTGACCCGCTTGCCGCTGGCGGCCAGGAGTTGATCGCGGGCGTTTTCAAAGGTGTGCGGCTTGCCGATGATTTTTCCGCCGAGTGCCGCCACCTGATCGGAGCCAATGATCAAATGCCCTGGATGGCTGGCTGCAAGGGCGCGGGCTTTCTGTTCAGCCAGGCGCTTGACCAGCTCCACGGCGGACTCATTTGCGTGATGGCTTTCGTCGATGTCCGGCGAGCTGCAAGTGAATGGCAGATGCAGGCGGCTCAGCAATTCCCGGCGATAAACCGAGCTGGATGCGAGTAATAAAGGCAGCATGGGCGTCTCCTCAAGGCAGCCGGGGATTCTAGCTGCGTGACCGGCTGACGCACAGGGCTGAATTTCCTTTGACATGGCTGGGTGCATCCCTATAATGCTGCGCCTATGTTGAATGACCCGATTCCACCTCACGTTGACCCGCGCAAATTGGCTGATCGTGGCACTTCCCTTCAAGGTGAGTTGCTGCTGGCCGATTTGGAGAGACTCTGCGACCCGCTTTCCGACACTGTCGGTACGGTGCAGGCCAAATTCGTTTTTGAACGAGATGAACGTAAAACTGTGGTAATCCACAGCTTTATCGACACCGAGGTCAAAATGGTTTGCCAGCGTTGTCTTGAGCTGGTCACCCTGCCGATCCACAGCGAGTGCAGTTATGCTGTGGTGAAGGAGGGTGCGAATACCCAGTCGTTGCCGAAAGGTTATGACGTGCTGGAACTGGGCGAAGATCCTTTGGATCTGCATGCACTGATCGAGGAGGAGCTTCTGCTCGCCTTGCCCATTGTGCCTGCTCATCATCCGGAAGAATGCCAGCAGCCGGCGGGTCTCGATGACGAGCCCGAACCGAGCGAGGACGAGGTAACGCGGTCCAACCCGTTCAGTGTATTGGCGCAGTTAAAGCGTGACCCAAACGTTTAGGAGTTAATCAATTATGGCTGTTCAGCAGAACAAAAAATCCCGCTCTGCCCGTGACATGCGTCGTTCGCACGATGCCCTGACGGCAAGCACTCTGTCTGTAGAAAAAACCACCGGTGAAATTCACCTGCGTCACCACGTATCGCCAGAAGGCGTATACCGTGGCCGTAAAGTGATCGACAAGGGCGCTGACGAGTAATCACTTGTCTGCTCTAGTCATCGCGATAGACGCAATGGGCGGGGACTTCGGTCCCCGCAGCATTGTTCAGGCCTGCATTGCCAGCCTGTCTGCCACACCCTCGCTGCACCTGACCCTTGTCGGTCAACCCTCCTTACTTGAAGAATTGATTGCCAGCCATCCGGCGGTGGATCGCGCGCGCCTGACGATTACGCCAGCCAGCGAAACCATCACCATGGATGAAAAACCGGCGGCTGCCCTGCGTGGCAAGCCTGACTCTTCGATGCGGGTGGCGCTTGAGTTGCTGCGTGATGGCAAGGTGCAAGCCTGTGTCAGTGCTGGCAATACCGGGGCGCTGATGGCTTTGTCGCGGCATGTGCTCAAGACGTTGCCTGGCATTGATCGGCCAGCGATGGTGGCGGCGATTCCGACGCAGCAAGGCTATTGCCAGCTGTTGGACCTGGGGGCAAACGTTGATTGCAGTGCCGAGCACCTGCTGCAGTTTGCCGTGATGGGCTCGGTGGCTGCCGAGGCGTTGGGCGTGGCCCGGCCGCGTGTTGCCTTGCTGAATATCGGCACCGAGGACATCAAGGGCAACCAGCAGGTCAAGCTCGCCGCCACGTTGTTGCAAGGTGCGCGTGGCTTGAACTACATCGGTTTTGTCGAGGGTGACGGTCTGTACCGTGGCGAAGCGGATGTGGTGGTGTGCGATGGGTTTGTCGGAAATATCCTGCTCAAATCCAGTGAAGGCCTGGCGACCATGATCGCTACGCGTATCGAGGCGTTGTTCAAGCGCAACCTGGTTTCACGCATCGTGGGGGCCTTGGCGTTGCCGTTGATGCGCCGCCTGCAGGCTGACCTGGCGCCGGCGCGGCACAATGGTGCGAGTTTTCTCGGCCTGCATGGCATCGTGGTGAAAAGCCATGGTTCGGCGGGTGTGGAAGGCTTTCAAAGCGCGATTGCGCGGGCCCTGATCGAGATTCAGGAAAACCTCCCGCAACGCTTGCACGGCCGTCTAGAGGACCTGTTGCCTTAGGCGAATCGGCCCGGAAATGCTTAAATGTGACCGGCCAGTTCAATTGACCATCCAATCTGTCAGTTTCGGGTGCTCCCACCGTAGGGGTGCCCATATCCGACGACCAGATCATTAGGGGCTTGTTACATGTCTACATCCCTCGCATTCGTCTTTCCAGGGCAGGGTTCGCAGTCCCTCGGCATGCTGGCCGAGCTGGGCGCGCAATACCCGCTGATCCTGGACACCTTCAAGGAAGCTTCCGATGCCTTGGGTTACGACCTGTGGGCGTTGACCCAGCAAGGGCCGGAAGAGCAGCTCAATCAAACCGACAAAACTCAGCCGGCCATCCTGACCGCTTCGATCGCCCTGTGGCGCTTGTGGCTGGCAGAAGGTGGTGCGCGCCCGGCATTCGTGGCCGGTCACAGCCTGGGCGAATACAGTGCCCTGGTTGCAGCGGGTAGCCTGACCCTGGCTGAAGCGGTCAAGCTGGTTGAACGTCGTGGCCAGCTGATGCAAGAAGCCGTTCCGGCTGGTCAGGGCGGCATGGCTGCGATCCTGGGCCTGGACGACGCCGTCGTGATCGAAGCCTGTGCCGAAGCGGCACAAGGTGAAGTGGTCAGCGCAGTGAACTTCAACTCCCCCTGGCCAGGTGGTAATCGCTGGCGCCAAGGCTGCGGTTGAGCGCGCCATCGAAGGCTGCAAGGCCCGTGGCGCCAAGCGCGCGCTGCCGCTGCCGGTAAGCGTGCCGTCTCACTGCGAGCTGATGCGCCCGGCGGCCGAGCGTTTTGCCGAATCCATCGCCGCCATCAACTGGCAGGCGCCGCAGATTCCGCTGGTGCAGAACGTCAGCGCGGCCGTGGCCGCCGACCTCGAAACCCTCAAGCGTGACTTGCTGGAACAGCTCTATAAGCCCGTACGTTGGGTTGAGTCGGTCCAGACCCTGGCCGCCAATGGCGCCACCGAGCTGGTCGAGTGCGGTCCGGGCAAAGTCCTGGCCGGTTTGAACAAGCGCTGCGCCGACGGTGTGTCGACCGCTAACCTCAATACCCCGGATGCCTTCGCTGCCGCTCGCGCAGCATTGGCCTGAAGAATTAGGAGAAGCCTGCATGAGTCTGCAAGGTAAAGTTGCACTGGTTACCGGCGCAAGCCGTGGCATTGGCCAGGCGATCGCCCTGGAGCTGGGCCGTCAGGGCGCCGTTGTCATCGGCACCGCCACTTCTGCCTCGGGCGCCGAGCGTATCGCCGCGACCCTGAAGGAAAACGGCGTGCAAGGCACCGGCCTTGAGCTGAACGTCACCAGCGACGAGTCCGTGGCTGCCGTGCTGGCCGAGATCACTGCACAGTTCGGCGCGCCGGCTATTCTGGTGAACAACGCCGGCATCACCCGCGACAACCTGATGATGCGTATGAAAGACGACGAGTGGTACGACGTGGTCGATACCAACTTGAACAGTCTGTTTCGCCTGTCCAAGGGCGTTTTGCGCGGCATGACCAAGGCGCGTTGGGGCCGAATTATCAATATTGGCTCCGTAGTGGGTGCCATGGGCAACGCAGGCCAAGTAAACTACGCCTCCGCCAAGGCCGGCCTGGAAGGTTTCAGCCGTGCACTGGCGCGTGAAGTCGGCTCGCGGTCGATTACGGTCAACTCGGTGGCCCCAGGGTTCATCGATACCGATATGACCCGCGAACTGCCGGAAGCACAGCGTGAAGCCTTGCTGACGCAGATTCCGCTGGGCCGTCTGGGCCAGGCTCAAGAGATCGCGAATGTGGTCTCTTTCCTGGCATCCGACGGTGCGGCATACGTGACTGGGGCTACAATCCCGGTGAACGGCGGGATGTACATGAGTTAAATTGTGACGGATCGCTTCAAAAAAATGTCATACGAGCTGTCTAAAATCCGTTATAAAGCTGCAACTTAATTTATAGGCGGGTGGTCGACCGGGTACGTGGTGAAGCTTTCAGTTGAAAAGCTGAAAAGGCTTTCTATACACTTACCCACTGGCCAGCTGCCTGAATTTGTCCATTAGGAGTTAAACAAGGTATGAGCACCATCGAAGAGCGCGTCAAGAAAATCGTCGCCGAGCAACTGGGCGTTAAAGAAGAAGAAGTGGTCAACACTGCTTCCTTCGTAGAAGACCTGGGTGCCGATTCCCTTGACACCGTTGAGCTGGTGATGGCTCTGGAAGAGGAATTCGAGACCGAAATCCCGGACGAAGAAGCTGAAAAAATCACTACCGTTCAAGCTGCTATCGACTACGTTACTGCCCACCAGGCGTAATAGTTTTTAGTCGTCGCTTGCTGTTGGGAAAAACCGCACTGCTGTTACAGCGTGCGGTTTTTTCTTTAGCTCTATAGCAAAGTGTCGTCATTAGAAAAAGGAGAGTGCTGTGTCGCGTAGACGCGTCGTAGTCACCGGTATGGGTATGTTGTCGCCACTGGGTACGGATGTGCCGAGCAGTTGGCAGGGCATTCTGGCTGGCCGCAGTGGTATTGGTCTGATCGAACACACGGACCTTTCTGCCTATTCCACCCGTTTTGGCGGCTCGGTAAAGGGTTTCAATGTCGAGGAATACCTCTCGATCAAAGAGTCCCGCAAACTCGACCTGTTCATTCAATACGGCCTGGCAGCCGGTTTTCAGGCAGTGCGTAACGCCGGCCTGGAAGTCACCGACGCCAACCGTGAACGCATCGGCGTGGCCATGGGTTCGGGTATTGGTGGCTTGACCAATATCGAAGAAACCAGCCGCATCCTGCACGATACTGGCCCCCGTCGAATCTCACCGTTCTTCGTGCCGGGCTCGATCATCAATATGATTTCCGGGTTCCTGTCGATCCACCTGGGGGCGCAGGGGCCTAACTACGCCATCGCCACTGCGTGCACCACCGGCACGCATTGCATCGGCATGGCCGCGCGCAACATTGCCTATGACGAAGCCGACGTGATGATCGCCGGCGGCGCCGAGATGGCTGCTTGCGGTCTTGGCATGGGCGGCTTCGGCGCGTCCCGTGCACTGTCCACCCGCAACGACGAGCCGACCCGTGCCAGCCGTCCGTGGGACAAGGGCCGTGACGGTTTCGTGTTGTCCGACGGCGCCGGTGCCCTGGTGCTGGAAGAGTTGGAACACGCCAAGGCGCGTGGTGCCACCATTTACGCCGAGCTGATCGGCTTCGGCATGAGCGGTGACGCTTATCACATGACCTCACCACCGTCCGACGGTGCCGGCGCCGCGCGTTGCATTACCAACGCCCTGCGCGATGCGAAGGTCAATGCGGACCAGGTGCAATACATCAACGCCCATGGCACTTCGACCCCAACTGGCGACCTGGCGGAAGCCGAAGCTATCAAGTCGGTGTTCGGCGAGCACGCTTACAAGTTGGCGGTCAGCTCCACCAAGTCCATGACCGGTCACCTGTTGGGTGCGGCGGGCGCGGTCGAGGCGATCTTCAGCGTGATGGCCATCAAGGATCAGGTCGCTCCGCCGACCATCAACCTGGATGAGCCGGATGAAGGTTGCGACCTGAACTTCGTGCCGCACGAAGCGCAGCAGATGCCGATCGACGTAGTGTTGTCCAACTCGTTCGGTTTTGGCGGCACCAACGGTTCCCTGGTGTTCCGCCGGTTCGCCGAGTGATGGAAAGCTGGGTCGACGGTCAGCCAGCGGACAACGTGCCCCTGAAAGATCGCGGCCTGGCGTATGGCGATGGGCTGTTCGAAACCATCGCCGTCAAGGCCGGGCAGCCTGTGTTGCTCGACCGCCACCTGCAGCGCCTTGATGAGGGTTGCAGGCGCCTCGCCTTGGCTGCCGATCACGGGGTGATCCGCAGCGAAGTGCTGGCCTACGCCTTGGCCCTCGGCGACGGTGTTCTCAAGTTGATCCTCACTCGCGGCGACAGCCTGCGGGGTTATGGCATCAACCCTGGCGCGCCGGTGCGCCGTATCTTGCAGGGCAGCCCGCCCGCAACCTATCCCCACACCCACGGAACCGATGGCATCCGCCTGTTCCCGTGCGCGACCCGTTTGGCCGAGCAGCCCTTGTTGGCGGGCCTCAAGCACCTTAATCGCCTGGAGCAAGTGATCGCCCGCGCCGAGTGGCAGGATGCCGAACATGCCGAAGGCTTGATGCAGGATATATCTGGCCGAGTGATCGAAGGTGTATTCAGCAATCTGTTCCTGGTACGTAATGGCTTGTTACTAACCGCCGATCTGAATCGTTGTGGCGTTGCCGGGGTGATGCGCGCCGAGATTCTGGCCCAGGCGCAGGCACTGGGCATCCCGGTGGCTGTGGCCGACATCAGTATCGAGCAGTTACAGCAGGCCGACGAAGTGTTTGTCTGCAACAGCGTTTATGGCATTTGGCCGGTGCGCGCTTGCGCTGCGATGAGCTGGTCGGTTGGGCCGCTCACCCGTAAACTGCAGGGCATTGTTCGCGCGCTATTGGATATTTGAGTTGATACGAAAACTGGTTGTACTGCTGCTGATCGGTCTGTTCTCGGCGGCTTTGCTGTTGGGCTATTCGGCCTGGAAGTTCGACTCTGCCTTGAAGCAGCCCTTGAACCTGACCCAGGAGCAATTGCTCGATGTACCGGCAGGGGCGACCCCTACCGGCACCTTCAACCGCCTGGAAGCCGACGGCGTGCTCGATGGCGCCTTCTGGCTGCGCCTGTATTGGCGCTTCAACCTCGACGGCCAACCGCTGCACAGCGGCGAATACCGCATGACGCCCGGCATGACCGCACAAGGTTTGATCGGCCTATGGCAGCGCGGTGAAGTGGTGCAGTACAGCCTGACGTTGGTGGAGGGCTGGAATTTCCGCCAGGTTCGCTCGGCGCTGGCCAAGCATGAAAAGATCGTGCAAACCCTTTCCGGCCTGAGCGACACCGAGGTAATGGACAAGCTCGGCCACCCCGGTGTGTTCCCCGAAGGTCGCTTCTTCCCGGATACCTACCGTTTCGTACGTGGAATGACCGACGTCGAATTCCTGAAAAAAGCCTATAACCGCCTGGACGACGTACTCGCCCAGGAGTGGAGCAAGCGTGCCGCCGATGCGCCGTACACCGACCCTTATCAAGCGCTGATCATGGCGTCCCTGGTGGAGAAGGAGACCGGTGTACCTGAGGAACGCGGGCAAATTGCCGGGGTGTTTGTGCGTCGCTTGAAAGTCGGCATGCTGTTGCAGACCGACCCCACGGTGATCTACGGCCTGGGAGAGCGCTACAACGGCAAGTTGACCCGCGCTCACCTCAAGGAAGCCAACCCCTATAACACCTATATGATTTCCGGCTTGCCGCCGACACCGATTGCCATGGTCGGCCGCGAGGCGATCCACGCGGCGCTCAACCCGGTGCCGGGCAGCAGCCTGTATTTCGTCGCCCGTGGCGATGGCAGCCATATTTTCTCCGATGACCTGGATGCGCATAACGCCGCCGTGCGTGAGTTCCAGCTCAAGCGTCGTGCTGACTACCGCTCCAGTCCCGCTCCGGTGGTAAAACCGGCGGAAGATCCGGCGCCATCGACCGAGGCACCTGCTGAAACGCCGGCCACACCTGCGCCCGACACTGTCGCGCCACAAAGCCCGCAATGACTCTGACTAAGGACTGCCTGTGACTGGCTTGTTTATTACCCTGGAAGGCCCCGAAGGCGCCGGCAAAGCACCAACCGCGATTACCTCGCCGAGCGTTTGCGCGCCGAGGGCATCGAGGTGGTGTTGACCCGTGAGCCCGGTGGTACGCCACTGGCCGAGCGCATTCGTGAAGTGTTGCTGGCTCCGGGTGAAGAACAGATGAACCCCGATACCGAGCTGCTGCTGGTGTTCGCCGCGCGTGCCCAGCACTTGGCCGAAGTGATTCGCCCGGCCCTGGCCCGTGGTGCCGTGGTGATTTGTGACCGTTTCACCGACTCCACCTACGCCTATCAGGGCGGTGGCCGGGGTTTGTCCCTGGAGCGCATTGCCACGCTGGAAACGTTCGTCCAAGGCGATTTGCGCCCCGATCTCACCCTGGTGTTCGACCTGCCGGTAGAGATCGGGCTGGCCCGTGCCAGCGCGCGTGGCCGCCTGGATCGCTTTGAGTTGGAAGGTCAGGCCTTCTTCGATGCGGTACGTACCGCATTTCTCAAGCGTGCTAACGCTGAACCTGCGCGTTACCACTTGCTGGACGCTGCCCAGCCGCTCGCTCAGGTGCAACAGGCTATCGATGCCCTGTTGCCGACACTGCTGGAGCGCGCCCGTGGCTGAAGCCTACCCGTGGCAGGACAGCCTCTGGCAGCAACTGGCCGGCCGTGCCCAGCACGCCCATGCCTACTTGCTGCATGGGCCCATTGGGATCGGTAAGCGTGATCTCGCCGAGCGCCTGATGGCCAGCCTGCTGTGCCAGCGCCCGGTCAATCTGGAAGCCTGCGGCGAGTGCAAATCCTGTCTGCTGCTCAAGGCGGGCAGTCACCCGGATAACTACCTGCTGGAGCCTGAGGAAGCCGACAAGGCGATCAAGGTCGACCAAGTGCGTGATCTGGTCAGCTTCGTGGTGCAGACCGCGCAGATGGGCGGGCGCAAGGTAGTGTTGATCGAGCCGGTAGAGGCAATGAACATCAACGCCGCCAACGCCTTGCTCAAAAGTCTGGAAGAACCTTCCGGCGATACGGTGTTGTTGTTGGTGAGCCACCAGTCCAGCCGTCTGCTGCCCACCATCCGCAGTCGCTGCGTACAGCAGGCATGCCCGTTGCCGAGCGAGGCCATGAGCCTTGCGTGGTTGGGGCAGGCATTACCGGATTGCAGCGCAGAAGAACGGGTTGAGTTATTGACCCTGGCCGCCGGCTCACCCTTGGCTGCGGTAAAGCTGCAAGCCCAGGGCGTGCGCGAGCAACGTGCGCTGGTGGTGGATGGCGTGAAGAAACTGCTCAAGCAAGAACTGTCTGCCACGCAACTGGCCGAAAGCGCCTGGAAGGATATTCCGCTGCTGCTGCTGTTCGACTGGTTCTGTGACTGGTCCAGCCTGATCTTGCGTTACCAGTTGACCCAGGATGAAAGCGGCCTGGGCCTGCCGGA
The Pseudomonas poae DNA segment above includes these coding regions:
- the fabG gene encoding 3-oxoacyl-ACP reductase FabG, coding for MSLQGKVALVTGASRGIGQAIALELGRQGAVVIGTATSASGAERIAATLKENGVQGTGLELNVTSDESVAAVLAEITAQFGAPAILVNNAGITRDNLMMRMKDDEWYDVVDTNLNSLFRLSKGVLRGMTKARWGRIINIGSVVGAMGNAGQVNYASAKAGLEGFSRALAREVGSRSITVNSVAPGFIDTDMTRELPEAQREALLTQIPLGRLGQAQEIANVVSFLASDGAAYVTGATIPVNGGMYMS
- a CDS encoding aminodeoxychorismate lyase, which encodes MESWVDGQPADNVPLKDRGLAYGDGLFETIAVKAGQPVLLDRHLQRLDEGCRRLALAADHGVIRSEVLAYALALGDGVLKLILTRGDSLRGYGINPGAPVRRILQGSPPATYPHTHGTDGIRLFPCATRLAEQPLLAGLKHLNRLEQVIARAEWQDAEHAEGLMQDISGRVIEGVFSNLFLVRNGLLLTADLNRCGVAGVMRAEILAQAQALGIPVAVADISIEQLQQADEVFVCNSVYGIWPVRACAAMSWSVGPLTRKLQGIVRALLDI
- a CDS encoding S49 family peptidase translates to MSDEWKAPEKAESGDDKSWKLLEKTLLASVQEQRRARRWGIFFKLLTFVWLIAMLALFSPLMDMEKNATRGASYTALIEVRGVIADKESASADNIVSSLRTAFEDPKVKGVILRINSPGGSPVQSGYVYDEIRRLRGLHPDTKLYAVISDLGASGAYYIASAADQIYADKASLVGSIGVTAAGYGFVGTMEKLGVERRTYTSGEHKSFLDPFQPQKADETEFWQGVLDTTHRQFIASVKQGRGDRLKDKEHPELFSGLVWSGEQALPLGLIDGLGSASSVARDVVGEKELVDFTVQESPFDRFSKKLGASVAEKLALYMGFQGPSLR
- a CDS encoding septum formation inhibitor Maf, which produces MLPLLLASSSVYRRELLSRLHLPFTCSSPDIDESHHANESAVELVKRLAEQKARALAASHPGHLIIGSDQVAALGGKIIGKPHTFENARDQLLAASGKRVSFLTGLALLNTETGHCQVDCVPFTVHMRELDVERIERYLKIEQPYDCAGSFKAEGLGVSLFQNTEGPDATSLVGLPLIRLVDMLLSEGVQIP
- a CDS encoding acyl carrier protein; this translates as MSTIEERVKKIVAEQLGVKEEEVVNTASFVEDLGADSLDTVELVMALEEEFETEIPDEEAEKITTVQAAIDYVTAHQA
- the fabF gene encoding beta-ketoacyl-[acyl-carrier-protein] synthase II; its protein translation is MSRRRVVVTGMGMLSPLGTDVPSSWQGILAGRSGIGLIEHTDLSAYSTRFGGSVKGFNVEEYLSIKESRKLDLFIQYGLAAGFQAVRNAGLEVTDANRERIGVAMGSGIGGLTNIEETSRILHDTGPRRISPFFVPGSIINMISGFLSIHLGAQGPNYAIATACTTGTHCIGMAARNIAYDEADVMIAGGAEMAACGLGMGGFGASRALSTRNDEPTRASRPWDKGRDGFVLSDGAGALVLEELEHAKARGATIYAELIGFGMSGDAYHMTSPPSDGAGAARCITNALRDAKVNADQVQYINAHGTSTPTGDLAEAEAIKSVFGEHAYKLAVSSTKSMTGHLLGAAGAVEAIFSVMAIKDQVAPPTINLDEPDEGCDLNFVPHEAQQMPIDVVLSNSFGFGGTNGSLVFRRFAE
- the mltG gene encoding endolytic transglycosylase MltG; this translates as MIRKLVVLLLIGLFSAALLLGYSAWKFDSALKQPLNLTQEQLLDVPAGATPTGTFNRLEADGVLDGAFWLRLYWRFNLDGQPLHSGEYRMTPGMTAQGLIGLWQRGEVVQYSLTLVEGWNFRQVRSALAKHEKIVQTLSGLSDTEVMDKLGHPGVFPEGRFFPDTYRFVRGMTDVEFLKKAYNRLDDVLAQEWSKRAADAPYTDPYQALIMASLVEKETGVPEERGQIAGVFVRRLKVGMLLQTDPTVIYGLGERYNGKLTRAHLKEANPYNTYMISGLPPTPIAMVGREAIHAALNPVPGSSLYFVARGDGSHIFSDDLDAHNAAVREFQLKRRADYRSSPAPVVKPAEDPAPSTEAPAETPATPAPDTVAPQSPQ
- a CDS encoding metal-binding protein is translated as MLNDPIPPHVDPRKLADRGTSLQGELLLADLERLCDPLSDTVGTVQAKFVFERDERKTVVIHSFIDTEVKMVCQRCLELVTLPIHSECSYAVVKEGANTQSLPKGYDVLELGEDPLDLHALIEEELLLALPIVPAHHPEECQQPAGLDDEPEPSEDEVTRSNPFSVLAQLKRDPNV
- the plsX gene encoding phosphate acyltransferase PlsX, with translation MSALVIAIDAMGGDFGPRSIVQACIASLSATPSLHLTLVGQPSLLEELIASHPAVDRARLTITPASETITMDEKPAAALRGKPDSSMRVALELLRDGKVQACVSAGNTGALMALSRHVLKTLPGIDRPAMVAAIPTQQGYCQLLDLGANVDCSAEHLLQFAVMGSVAAEALGVARPRVALLNIGTEDIKGNQQVKLAATLLQGARGLNYIGFVEGDGLYRGEADVVVCDGFVGNILLKSSEGLATMIATRIEALFKRNLVSRIVGALALPLMRRLQADLAPARHNGASFLGLHGIVVKSHGSAGVEGFQSAIARALIEIQENLPQRLHGRLEDLLP
- a CDS encoding DNA polymerase III subunit delta', with product MAEAYPWQDSLWQQLAGRAQHAHAYLLHGPIGIGKRDLAERLMASLLCQRPVNLEACGECKSCLLLKAGSHPDNYLLEPEEADKAIKVDQVRDLVSFVVQTAQMGGRKVVLIEPVEAMNINAANALLKSLEEPSGDTVLLLVSHQSSRLLPTIRSRCVQQACPLPSEAMSLAWLGQALPDCSAEERVELLTLAAGSPLAAVKLQAQGVREQRALVVDGVKKLLKQELSATQLAESAWKDIPLLLLFDWFCDWSSLILRYQLTQDESGLGLPDMRKVVQYLAQKSAQDKVLNIQDWILAQRQKVLGKANLNRVLLLEALLVQWVGLLGRR
- a CDS encoding 50S ribosomal protein L32; the protein is MAVQQNKKSRSARDMRRSHDALTASTLSVEKTTGEIHLRHHVSPEGVYRGRKVIDKGADE